From Chelatococcus sp. YT9, a single genomic window includes:
- a CDS encoding HAD family hydrolase, producing the protein MVTTVRSWSRRGLVALGFGLALTFSAIGVFEPLPAVAQTDPLPSWNDGRTKSAILDFVRRVTTEGGADFVPIEERVATFDNDGTLWSEQPMYFQVAFAMDRVKEMAATNPALRDTQPFKAVIEGDRAALAALGEKGLLDIVALTHSGTSVADFDAIVRKWLATARHPRFDRPYTELVFQPMLELLNYLRANGFKTFVVSGGGIEFMRPWVPATYGIPPEQIVGSSGKTIFKLNNDKPVIEKLPAVEFVDDGPGKPVGINRFIGRRPVFAAGNSDGDLQMLQWTTLNTGPRFGLLVHHTDSVREWAYDRQSEVGRLDKALDEAPRRGWTVVDMKNDWKVIYPFQK; encoded by the coding sequence ATGGTCACAACGGTCCGGAGTTGGAGTAGGCGCGGCTTGGTGGCGCTCGGCTTTGGCCTCGCTCTCACGTTCTCGGCGATTGGTGTTTTCGAGCCATTGCCGGCGGTGGCCCAGACAGATCCTTTGCCGTCCTGGAATGATGGCAGGACAAAGTCAGCGATCCTTGATTTCGTTCGCCGCGTGACGACCGAGGGGGGCGCGGACTTCGTCCCTATCGAAGAACGTGTCGCGACCTTTGATAATGACGGCACGCTGTGGTCCGAGCAGCCCATGTATTTCCAGGTCGCCTTCGCCATGGATCGGGTGAAGGAAATGGCTGCCACGAATCCGGCCCTGCGCGATACGCAGCCGTTCAAGGCCGTGATCGAGGGAGATCGGGCGGCTCTCGCCGCTCTTGGCGAGAAGGGCCTCCTTGACATTGTCGCACTGACCCACTCGGGCACGTCCGTCGCCGACTTTGACGCGATTGTCCGCAAATGGCTGGCAACCGCCCGGCACCCACGGTTCGACCGGCCCTATACGGAACTCGTATTCCAGCCCATGCTGGAGCTGCTGAACTATCTCCGGGCCAATGGCTTCAAGACTTTTGTCGTCTCCGGCGGCGGCATCGAATTCATGCGGCCGTGGGTGCCTGCGACTTATGGCATTCCTCCCGAGCAGATCGTCGGCTCCAGCGGCAAGACGATATTCAAGCTGAACAACGACAAGCCAGTCATCGAAAAGCTCCCGGCGGTCGAGTTCGTCGACGATGGACCGGGTAAGCCGGTGGGGATCAATCGTTTCATCGGCCGACGCCCCGTTTTTGCCGCCGGCAATTCCGACGGGGATCTCCAAATGCTGCAGTGGACCACGCTCAATACCGGGCCGCGCTTTGGATTGCTTGTCCATCACACCGACTCGGTGCGTGAATGGGCCTACGATCGTCAATCAGAGGTCGGCCGTCTCGACAAGGCACTCGATGAGGCCCCGCGGCGCGGCTGGACAGTGGTTGATATGAAGAACGACTGGAAGGTCATCTATCCATTCCAGAAATGA
- a CDS encoding GGDEF domain-containing protein, whose product MPDTAAKLFQLYENAPVLVALYDEFDRLRYANKSFRDTFFLDPDETPLWSDLMRRNFHLQRGTVIRQENFEAWLISTQSRRGKIGFRALETDLWDGRWLWMTETVQSDGWMLCIASDITDLRAEERLVRQDRDLAIKAAYTDELTGIANRRYVTARIEDMLRQPDQDTGFYGCVAVLDLDNFKYINDRYGHQAGDIILRDLATRIIGRVRRSDSFGRFGGEEFVLVMPATSVEEAALIVERMLAIVRLSRPLPGWNDFSYSFSAGIAAGRGGDTPTDLFGRADKALYAAKMAGRNRIHIESDLSDQAVAS is encoded by the coding sequence ATGCCCGACACGGCGGCTAAACTCTTCCAATTGTATGAGAACGCACCGGTTCTCGTCGCGCTTTATGACGAGTTCGACCGTTTGCGCTATGCAAACAAGTCGTTTCGCGACACCTTTTTTCTAGACCCGGATGAGACGCCCCTATGGTCGGACCTCATGCGCCGGAATTTTCATTTGCAGCGTGGCACCGTGATCCGCCAGGAGAATTTCGAGGCTTGGCTCATCTCCACGCAATCCCGTCGCGGAAAGATCGGCTTTCGGGCTCTTGAGACAGACCTGTGGGACGGCCGTTGGCTCTGGATGACGGAGACGGTGCAGAGCGATGGATGGATGCTCTGCATCGCCAGCGATATCACCGATCTTCGTGCTGAGGAGCGCTTGGTGCGGCAAGATCGGGATCTTGCCATCAAGGCCGCCTATACCGATGAACTCACGGGCATAGCCAACCGCCGATACGTCACGGCGCGCATCGAGGACATGCTGCGCCAACCTGACCAGGACACGGGCTTTTATGGCTGCGTCGCCGTGCTTGATCTCGACAATTTCAAATATATCAACGATCGCTACGGTCACCAGGCCGGCGATATCATTCTGCGGGATCTGGCCACGCGTATCATCGGACGCGTGCGGCGTTCTGATTCTTTCGGGCGGTTCGGCGGTGAGGAGTTCGTTCTGGTCATGCCGGCTACCTCGGTTGAGGAAGCTGCCTTGATCGTGGAGCGCATGCTGGCCATCGTGCGCCTGTCACGACCGCTTCCAGGGTGGAATGACTTCAGCTACAGCTTCTCGGCTGGTATTGCGGCGGGTCGTGGGGGTGATACGCCGACCGATCTGTTCGGCCGCGCCGACAAGGCACTGTACGCGGCAAAAATGGCGGGTCGCAACCGTATCCACATCGAGAGTGACCTGTCTGACCAAGCCGTCGCGAGCTAG
- a CDS encoding helix-turn-helix transcriptional regulator has translation MDRCEVPNGLRRNAASVAGDVTRRRQTPASLKTKPVWFIEKGASRLDIDLRVTGKSARYAEIDAAHPAPFQARALLKLEPDMGLVSLFAPAPGIEHAMNAVFGPEMAVLLRPAEGILVTRNGGRHAIVGAREAVLITDKAQSTLLMTRVSRLDCFVMPLDGVGERAREAAAAMRVFSAEDDALQMLGNYGAALMRGLMPIHTAELREHVLSFMCNLVNIMSREHDGALARGLVHRPDDRMRAIKSDIEARLTDRSLSARQVADKHAISLRYLQMLFEDEKTTFSEFVLQRRLERAMRMLQTTERTARPISEIAFAVGFGDLSYFNRTFRRRFGTSPRDARASHRAVASALGASPRHTAE, from the coding sequence TTGGACAGGTGCGAAGTGCCAAACGGACTGAGACGCAATGCGGCCTCGGTGGCTGGCGATGTGACCCGGCGGAGACAGACGCCGGCATCGCTGAAGACCAAGCCGGTCTGGTTCATCGAAAAAGGGGCGTCACGGCTCGACATCGACCTGCGCGTCACAGGCAAGTCAGCACGCTATGCCGAGATTGACGCTGCTCATCCCGCCCCTTTTCAGGCCCGCGCGCTCCTGAAGCTTGAGCCCGACATGGGCCTTGTCTCGTTGTTTGCGCCAGCGCCGGGGATTGAACACGCCATGAACGCCGTCTTCGGACCAGAAATGGCGGTGTTGCTGCGCCCTGCCGAGGGGATCCTGGTCACACGCAACGGCGGTCGCCATGCGATCGTCGGAGCGCGGGAAGCGGTGCTGATCACGGACAAGGCGCAGAGCACGTTGCTGATGACCCGCGTCAGCCGGCTCGACTGTTTTGTGATGCCGCTCGATGGCGTGGGTGAACGCGCGCGAGAAGCCGCGGCCGCGATGCGCGTATTCAGCGCGGAGGACGATGCGCTACAGATGCTCGGCAACTATGGCGCTGCGCTGATGCGTGGCCTGATGCCGATACACACAGCCGAGCTGCGCGAGCATGTCCTCTCGTTCATGTGCAATCTGGTCAACATCATGTCTAGGGAACATGACGGTGCGCTGGCGCGGGGCCTCGTCCACAGGCCCGACGACCGCATGCGCGCCATCAAATCCGACATTGAAGCCCGCCTGACTGACCGCTCCCTCAGCGCGCGCCAAGTAGCGGACAAGCACGCCATCAGTCTGCGCTATCTCCAGATGTTGTTCGAGGACGAGAAAACCACCTTCTCTGAATTCGTGCTGCAACGCCGGCTCGAGCGAGCAATGCGCATGCTCCAGACAACGGAGCGTACGGCCCGCCCGATCAGCGAAATCGCATTCGCCGTCGGCTTCGGCGATTTGTCCTATTTCAACCGCACCTTCCGGCGGCGCTTCGGCACTTCGCCAAGGGATGCGCGCGCCAGCCACCGCGCGGTCGCCTCGGCTTTAGGCGCCTCGCCTCGCCATACCGCCGAATAG
- a CDS encoding TonB-dependent receptor: protein MRRFLSSAAIVAAAVSPALAQQSSDDVVELDPIVVTGFRAERSLADSPQSIQVIDRSQVEEQLKEGGGASALLARVAPGFSVSNQTISGASETYRGRDLLVLVDGVPLNTPLRDVSRILSLIDLNAVDRAELVAGASSLYGAGATGGTVNFITKKAEPGRPRFVVSNILRALTADIGRSIVPEMSVSASGKAESGIDYVVVGTGRFARATFDGAGRELPSDAMLGQGGGDRFGSANFLGKLGYDFDGSKRVELSTSYYYLNQQPRYMTNYSQPFARPNYLMPYAGQSVLEDTKSASLRYTDSAFALGSLSVLGFYNDVKKRFNYTEFAFPYNSPVYYSFDPNRPTSPYNQTVLYSNRGGVNLTIDTPLDQIWNGAKLTWGADLIHEKTWQTLTSGQDVFTPLRQTTTAAFGLLQVPLTDRLMVRGGMRYEYFALGVDDFMRPAAYIGVAARTPAGYQAYVLPEIRVTGGDFDYASPTFNLGATYKLTDTSELYGGFSQGFALPDVGSYTRRAGLATAFACPVAQPNCLPASRAVVSYASIGPEAQIVNNYELGIRGSVGRFKGSLAGFVSTSKEGVTFDPTSNKISQQKEIIWGAEFIGEYAVSDELTLGGMFGYREGRYDSNDDGRLDSWLPNNRIATPYSGSVYANYRFENGISMRIEGQAYSGRDQRIDLSGARYKIKSGATMNVALTAPVADGGEAFIAVDNVFDATLQNPTATSVRNLPTYSLGRSVSLGYKQTF from the coding sequence ATGCGTAGATTTTTGTCATCAGCCGCGATCGTTGCGGCCGCCGTCTCTCCCGCTCTGGCGCAGCAGTCTTCGGACGACGTCGTTGAGCTTGATCCGATCGTCGTCACGGGATTTCGCGCGGAGCGGTCCCTTGCCGACAGCCCTCAGTCCATACAGGTGATCGATCGCAGCCAAGTTGAGGAGCAGCTGAAGGAGGGTGGGGGCGCATCGGCTCTGCTCGCGCGCGTGGCTCCGGGATTTTCGGTGTCGAACCAGACGATCTCCGGCGCTTCTGAAACCTATCGCGGGCGCGATCTTCTGGTCCTGGTGGATGGTGTTCCGCTTAACACGCCGTTGCGTGATGTCTCCCGTATCCTCTCGCTGATCGATCTCAACGCGGTTGATCGCGCCGAGCTCGTCGCAGGCGCTTCTAGTCTCTATGGTGCCGGTGCGACGGGCGGCACGGTGAATTTCATCACCAAGAAGGCAGAGCCCGGCCGCCCCCGTTTTGTCGTCAGCAATATCCTGCGCGCCCTTACCGCCGATATCGGCAGGTCCATTGTGCCCGAGATGTCGGTCAGCGCCTCGGGCAAAGCCGAGAGCGGCATCGATTATGTCGTCGTCGGCACCGGACGGTTCGCACGCGCGACCTTCGACGGGGCGGGGCGCGAGCTTCCTTCTGATGCCATGCTCGGCCAGGGTGGCGGCGACCGTTTCGGCAGCGCCAACTTTCTTGGCAAGTTGGGGTATGACTTCGATGGCAGCAAGCGCGTTGAGCTGTCGACGAGCTACTATTACCTCAACCAGCAACCGCGCTACATGACTAATTATTCGCAACCCTTTGCCCGACCGAATTATCTTATGCCCTATGCCGGTCAAAGTGTTCTGGAAGACACCAAGTCGGCCTCGCTTCGCTACACCGACTCCGCCTTCGCGCTAGGTAGCCTGAGTGTTCTGGGCTTCTATAACGATGTGAAGAAGCGCTTTAATTACACAGAATTCGCTTTTCCGTATAATTCCCCGGTCTACTACTCGTTCGATCCGAACAGACCGACGAGTCCTTATAATCAAACTGTGCTCTATTCCAACCGCGGCGGCGTCAATCTCACCATCGATACGCCTCTCGATCAGATCTGGAACGGCGCCAAGCTGACGTGGGGTGCCGACCTGATCCACGAGAAGACGTGGCAGACCCTAACGAGCGGCCAGGACGTGTTCACGCCTCTGCGCCAGACGACGACCGCAGCCTTTGGATTGCTCCAGGTGCCGCTGACAGACAGACTCATGGTGCGCGGAGGCATGCGTTACGAGTATTTCGCGCTCGGCGTCGACGACTTCATGCGGCCAGCCGCCTATATTGGTGTGGCAGCGCGAACACCCGCCGGGTACCAGGCCTATGTGCTGCCGGAGATCCGCGTCACCGGCGGGGATTTCGACTACGCCTCACCCACCTTTAATCTCGGCGCCACATACAAGCTCACCGACACGTCAGAGCTCTATGGCGGCTTCTCGCAAGGCTTCGCGTTGCCGGATGTCGGCTCCTATACGCGCCGTGCCGGCTTGGCGACCGCCTTTGCCTGCCCTGTGGCGCAGCCGAATTGCCTCCCCGCATCCCGCGCGGTGGTGTCCTATGCGTCGATCGGGCCCGAAGCGCAGATCGTCAACAACTACGAGCTCGGAATCCGCGGCTCCGTGGGACGCTTCAAGGGCAGTCTCGCCGGTTTCGTCAGTACCTCGAAGGAAGGCGTGACCTTCGATCCGACGAGCAACAAGATCTCCCAACAGAAAGAGATCATCTGGGGCGCGGAATTCATCGGCGAATATGCGGTTTCGGACGAGCTGACGCTTGGCGGCATGTTCGGTTATCGAGAAGGCCGCTATGACAGCAACGATGATGGCCGACTGGACAGCTGGCTGCCCAACAATCGCATCGCGACACCCTACAGCGGGTCGGTTTATGCCAACTATCGCTTTGAGAACGGCATTTCCATGCGGATCGAAGGGCAGGCTTACTCCGGGCGCGATCAGCGCATCGATTTGTCGGGCGCGCGATACAAGATAAAGTCTGGAGCGACCATGAATGTAGCGCTTACGGCACCGGTGGCCGATGGCGGCGAAGCTTTCATCGCGGTCGACAACGTGTTTGACGCGACCTTGCAGAATCCGACGGCGACGTCCGTTCGCAACCTGCCCACCTATTCGCTGGGGCGCAGTGTCTCCCTGGGCTACAAGCAGACATTCTGA
- a CDS encoding AI-2E family transporter gives MDILNNKDVSPAGTVPTATKPNLSETVVLPRDPVVVCLVILVTLALLTTAYVAADIILPIVLAFVLKLLFQPVMRLLEKLGLPRSVAALLLILAVFGAIVGIGAAISGPATAWASKFPEGVPRLQERLRFLDEPITTLRTFLHQADRIVQGGVGGGSPASTSAIASVLFSSTTHFAGSFFETILILFFLLMSGNTFLKRTVEILPSFKDKRQAVELSQRVEENISAYLLTITLMNVAVGLATGLAMWACGLGDPVLWGVVAFFLNYVPIMGPFFGVGIFLLAGLLILDPIWAALLPAALYLVIHVIEGEIVTPMLLARRFTLNPVLVIISLIFWFWMWGVPGAILAVPMLAIFKIVCDGVQPLAAIGHFLTGDE, from the coding sequence ATGGATATCCTGAACAACAAGGATGTAAGCCCAGCCGGAACCGTCCCTACGGCGACAAAGCCCAACCTCAGCGAGACCGTCGTCTTGCCGAGGGATCCCGTCGTCGTTTGCCTCGTCATTCTGGTAACCCTCGCACTTCTGACCACAGCTTATGTCGCGGCCGACATTATCCTGCCGATCGTGCTCGCCTTCGTTCTCAAGCTTCTGTTTCAACCCGTCATGCGGCTGCTCGAGAAACTGGGCCTGCCGCGCAGTGTCGCCGCACTCCTCCTGATACTGGCTGTGTTTGGGGCCATCGTGGGTATCGGCGCGGCCATTTCCGGACCCGCCACAGCCTGGGCCAGCAAATTTCCCGAGGGCGTCCCGCGCCTTCAGGAGCGTCTCCGGTTTCTCGATGAGCCCATCACGACGCTGCGGACTTTCCTTCACCAGGCGGACCGTATCGTGCAGGGCGGCGTGGGGGGTGGCAGCCCGGCATCCACTTCGGCCATTGCCAGCGTGCTTTTCAGCAGCACAACCCATTTCGCGGGCAGCTTTTTCGAGACGATCCTCATCCTGTTCTTCCTGCTGATGTCCGGCAATACCTTCCTAAAGCGAACGGTGGAGATTCTCCCGAGCTTCAAGGACAAGCGTCAGGCGGTTGAGCTGTCACAACGTGTTGAGGAGAACATCTCCGCCTATCTTCTGACGATCACCCTCATGAACGTGGCGGTCGGGCTGGCGACGGGCCTTGCCATGTGGGCCTGTGGATTGGGCGATCCCGTGCTGTGGGGTGTCGTCGCCTTCTTTCTCAATTACGTGCCGATCATGGGGCCATTCTTTGGTGTCGGGATATTCCTGCTGGCCGGGCTTCTGATCCTCGATCCGATCTGGGCGGCCCTGCTTCCCGCCGCCCTCTATCTCGTCATCCACGTGATTGAAGGTGAAATCGTCACGCCCATGCTGCTGGCGCGACGGTTTACGCTCAATCCCGTCCTGGTGATCATCTCCCTGATCTTCTGGTTCTGGATGTGGGGGGTGCCTGGCGCCATCCTGGCTGTACCGATGCTGGCGATCTTCAAGATCGTCTGCGACGGCGTGCAACCGCTTGCCGCGATCGGACATTTTCTGACCGGCGACGAGTGA
- a CDS encoding MFS transporter, giving the protein MSNLASDAAETRSGRSARGGRRASGRHRLFVVLAGLYLAQSIPSYLIVAALPPIMREAGVSRSAIGYMSLLFLPLVLKFLWAPVVDRIRPFARAHRSGWVIMTQLSVIACILALLPLGPTHVLGIIAVGVVASLLISTQDIATDGYAAKYLPPEDRAVGNAIQGGAVAFGVLIGGTLGLVLYHHVGWQGMLLTIVGFSVLPLFAAFAMREDEERLADPGPRPSIMRFLRRRDVRDILWVALIYRVSEGLVKAMEGPYLVDAGVPLDQIGYISGASAATAGLAGSAIAAWLVTRCGTALTLGLLGGLRTVCFALFMLHALGMVAGIWPLFGAAGFQTLIRYMEIVALYSLFMSVTSKEQPGTDFTILACAQLIVYMLGSLISGKLADLFGYGTLFAVATALSAVAVLATVRMLTRIARNG; this is encoded by the coding sequence ATGAGCAATCTCGCCAGCGATGCGGCCGAAACCCGCTCCGGGCGCTCTGCGCGTGGCGGGAGACGTGCGTCGGGCCGTCACCGGCTGTTTGTCGTGCTCGCCGGGCTTTATCTCGCCCAGTCCATCCCATCCTACCTCATCGTGGCAGCGCTGCCGCCGATCATGCGCGAGGCAGGCGTCTCGCGCAGCGCCATCGGCTACATGAGCCTGCTGTTCTTGCCGCTGGTGTTGAAATTCCTCTGGGCGCCGGTGGTCGATCGCATTCGTCCTTTCGCCCGCGCCCATAGGTCAGGCTGGGTGATCATGACTCAACTGAGCGTGATCGCCTGCATTCTCGCGCTGCTGCCGCTCGGGCCAACCCACGTGCTCGGCATCATCGCGGTCGGTGTCGTTGCGTCGCTCCTGATCTCGACCCAGGATATCGCCACGGATGGGTATGCGGCCAAATATCTGCCGCCGGAGGACCGCGCGGTTGGCAACGCCATTCAGGGTGGAGCTGTAGCTTTCGGCGTTCTGATCGGCGGCACGCTTGGTCTCGTCCTGTACCACCATGTGGGTTGGCAAGGTATGTTGCTGACCATCGTCGGCTTTTCCGTCCTGCCGCTTTTCGCTGCCTTCGCCATGCGCGAGGACGAGGAGAGACTGGCAGACCCCGGACCTCGCCCGTCGATCATGCGCTTCCTGCGTCGCCGCGACGTTCGCGATATCCTCTGGGTCGCCCTCATCTACCGCGTGAGTGAGGGCCTCGTGAAGGCCATGGAGGGTCCCTATCTCGTCGATGCCGGTGTGCCCCTCGACCAGATCGGCTATATCTCGGGAGCCTCGGCGGCAACCGCGGGGCTTGCAGGCTCCGCCATCGCGGCTTGGCTTGTGACGCGTTGCGGCACGGCCCTCACCCTCGGCCTTCTCGGTGGGCTGCGAACTGTGTGCTTCGCGCTCTTCATGTTGCATGCGCTCGGAATGGTAGCCGGCATCTGGCCGCTGTTCGGTGCCGCGGGCTTTCAGACGCTGATCCGCTATATGGAGATCGTCGCGCTCTACAGTCTCTTCATGTCGGTTACGTCCAAGGAGCAGCCTGGAACAGACTTCACGATCCTCGCCTGTGCGCAACTGATCGTCTACATGCTCGGCTCGCTCATTTCGGGCAAGCTCGCGGATCTGTTCGGCTATGGCACTCTATTCGCTGTCGCGACCGCCTTGTCGGCAGTTGCGGTGCTCGCCACGGTTCGCATGCTGACACGAATTGCCCGGAACGGCTGA
- a CDS encoding transporter, giving the protein MSKQSHGFQARNLRRRHLAAVVGCCLAASALGPAEAAENGIGFYLLGSRGPMAGYVPPPGFYLQNDIYFYDGTIGGGRSFPSGGRVVANVKGQARADFVTATWVTPWQVLGGNIALGAIVPFGRVGATAGIELAGPRLGGSVGRTLRDRAEMFGDPVASAVLGWHSGKFHWNTTLLVNVPIGDYREGGLANLAFNRWAADLSGALTWLDPELGVDLSATAGFTFNGENPATDYRTGTEFHVEWAATKTLTKELSVGLVGYHYQQVSGDSGAGATLGGYEGRVTALGGTVAYNFEAGKTPISTRVKVFREFNVKNRQEGTVGFFTVSLPITAGN; this is encoded by the coding sequence ATGAGCAAGCAGTCGCATGGCTTTCAGGCACGAAACCTCAGGCGGCGGCATCTCGCGGCGGTGGTCGGCTGTTGCCTCGCGGCATCGGCGCTAGGTCCGGCTGAGGCGGCCGAGAACGGCATCGGCTTCTACCTGCTCGGCAGCCGGGGGCCGATGGCCGGCTATGTGCCCCCGCCGGGATTTTACCTCCAGAATGATATATACTTTTATGATGGCACCATCGGCGGCGGAAGGTCTTTCCCGTCCGGCGGGCGCGTCGTCGCCAACGTAAAGGGGCAAGCGCGCGCCGACTTCGTGACCGCCACCTGGGTGACGCCCTGGCAGGTGCTCGGCGGAAATATTGCGCTCGGAGCTATTGTTCCGTTTGGTCGGGTTGGAGCGACAGCGGGCATCGAGCTCGCGGGCCCCCGTCTCGGCGGCAGCGTCGGCAGGACATTGCGCGATAGGGCCGAGATGTTTGGGGATCCGGTTGCGTCGGCGGTCCTTGGCTGGCACTCCGGCAAATTCCACTGGAACACGACATTGTTGGTCAACGTACCGATCGGCGACTATCGCGAGGGCGGGCTTGCCAACCTGGCATTCAACCGCTGGGCGGCAGATCTTTCCGGAGCGCTGACCTGGCTCGACCCCGAGCTCGGCGTCGACCTGTCCGCGACCGCCGGCTTCACGTTCAACGGCGAGAACCCTGCCACCGATTATCGCACGGGCACTGAATTCCACGTCGAGTGGGCGGCTACCAAGACGCTCACAAAAGAACTGTCCGTGGGCCTTGTGGGCTATCATTATCAGCAGGTGTCCGGCGATAGCGGCGCCGGCGCGACACTCGGCGGCTATGAAGGGCGGGTGACGGCGCTTGGCGGCACGGTGGCCTACAACTTCGAGGCGGGCAAGACGCCCATATCCACCCGCGTGAAGGTTTTCCGGGAATTCAACGTGAAGAACCGCCAGGAGGGGACGGTGGGGTTCTTCACAGTCTCCCTGCCGATCACCGCGGGGAACTGA
- a CDS encoding formylglycine-generating enzyme family protein, producing the protein MIWIEGGTFRMGSDHHYAEERPAHSVTVDGFFIDETPVTNAQFRAFVEATGYVTFAEIRPDPKDYPGALPEMLKAGSLVFTPPDHPVDLRDWGQWWRFRFRANWRKPYGPGSSISGMDDHPVVHVAYRDAEAYARWVGKELPTEAEWEYAARGGLDGAEFAWGDEFNPGERQMANTWQGQFPFENLVTDGYDRTSPVRSFPPNGYGLYDMIGNVWEWTADWWSSRHPDDAPKACCVPVNPRGGAREASFDPRQPHIAIPRKVLKGGSHLCAPNYCRRYRPAARHAEPIDTSTSHVGFRCVRRAQPG; encoded by the coding sequence ATGATCTGGATCGAAGGCGGGACCTTCCGCATGGGATCCGACCATCACTATGCGGAGGAGCGTCCCGCGCATAGCGTGACCGTCGACGGTTTCTTCATCGACGAGACGCCCGTGACCAATGCGCAGTTCCGCGCTTTCGTCGAGGCCACGGGCTATGTCACCTTTGCCGAGATCCGCCCCGATCCGAAAGATTACCCAGGCGCTCTGCCCGAGATGCTGAAAGCCGGCTCCCTCGTCTTCACGCCTCCGGACCATCCAGTCGATCTTCGTGACTGGGGCCAATGGTGGCGCTTCCGTTTCCGCGCCAATTGGCGCAAACCCTATGGGCCTGGGAGTTCCATCAGCGGAATGGATGATCATCCCGTCGTCCATGTCGCTTACCGGGATGCGGAAGCCTATGCGCGATGGGTGGGCAAGGAACTGCCCACCGAAGCCGAATGGGAGTACGCCGCCCGGGGCGGTCTCGACGGTGCCGAATTCGCTTGGGGGGATGAGTTCAATCCAGGCGAGCGCCAGATGGCGAATACCTGGCAGGGCCAGTTTCCCTTCGAAAATCTGGTGACTGACGGCTACGATCGCACCTCCCCAGTCAGAAGCTTCCCGCCGAACGGTTACGGGCTTTACGACATGATCGGCAATGTCTGGGAATGGACCGCCGACTGGTGGTCGAGCCGCCACCCGGACGACGCGCCGAAAGCCTGCTGCGTGCCCGTGAATCCGCGCGGCGGGGCCAGGGAGGCGAGCTTTGACCCACGACAGCCGCATATCGCCATTCCACGCAAGGTGTTGAAGGGCGGTTCGCATCTTTGTGCCCCAAATTATTGCCGGCGTTATCGGCCGGCGGCACGCCATGCCGAACCGATCGATACATCGACCAGCCATGTCGGCTTTCGCTGTGTGCGGCGGGCTCAGCCGGGATGA
- a CDS encoding aliphatic sulfonate ABC transporter substrate-binding protein produces MIRHTRRSLITTALALAGALSLTTGGILGALAAEKPKTVRITYVASPFNVPSIVMRAKGYLDEAFAPYGIKVESPEITSGAQQVQAIAAGEIDIASVLGGSSAILGKANGADVLVIAAYSRNPEAYAILAAKGGPTKVTELKGKNVAGPKGTALNQLLAAALIKNGMTLSDINYINMDLGAARAALLAGKVDAATLAGNNALAVEEAGGHVIVDGKGLFDPTTVIGVRGTFLKEHPELVEAYLTAHRKALDFMAKEPEEALKLAAAEQKISLEDARRMNAWYDFTLKMSDADVANLAADQDFMVEAGMMKKKIDIKADLVAPIAFTGK; encoded by the coding sequence GTGATCCGTCACACCCGTCGCAGCCTCATCACCACCGCGCTGGCGCTCGCCGGAGCTCTGTCGCTGACCACCGGCGGCATCCTTGGCGCGCTCGCTGCCGAGAAGCCGAAGACGGTGCGCATTACCTACGTGGCGTCGCCGTTCAACGTGCCATCCATCGTCATGCGCGCGAAGGGTTACCTGGACGAGGCCTTTGCGCCGTACGGCATTAAGGTCGAGTCCCCCGAGATCACGTCAGGCGCGCAGCAGGTCCAAGCGATTGCTGCAGGCGAGATCGACATTGCCAGCGTGCTCGGCGGATCTTCGGCGATCCTCGGGAAGGCGAACGGCGCGGATGTGCTGGTGATTGCAGCCTATAGCCGCAACCCAGAGGCCTACGCCATCCTGGCGGCGAAGGGTGGCCCCACGAAGGTGACCGAGCTCAAGGGCAAGAACGTCGCCGGCCCCAAGGGCACGGCACTGAACCAGCTTCTCGCGGCGGCGCTGATCAAGAACGGCATGACGCTGTCCGACATCAATTACATCAACATGGATCTCGGCGCGGCACGCGCGGCACTGCTCGCCGGCAAGGTCGATGCGGCGACGCTCGCCGGCAACAACGCGCTTGCGGTCGAAGAAGCCGGCGGTCACGTGATCGTCGATGGCAAGGGCCTGTTTGATCCCACCACCGTCATCGGTGTGCGCGGCACGTTCCTCAAGGAGCATCCCGAACTCGTCGAGGCTTATCTCACCGCACACCGCAAGGCGCTCGATTTCATGGCGAAGGAGCCCGAGGAGGCGCTGAAGCTCGCCGCCGCCGAGCAGAAGATCTCGCTTGAAGATGCCCGCCGGATGAATGCCTGGTACGATTTCACGCTCAAGATGAGCGACGCGGATGTGGCCAATCTCGCCGCTGACCAGGACTTCATGGTCGAGGCCGGCATGATGAAGAAGAAGATCGACATCAAGGCCGACCTCGTCGCGCCGATCGCCTTCACCGGGAAGTAA